Proteins encoded together in one Oryzias melastigma strain HK-1 unplaced genomic scaffold, ASM292280v2 sc02893, whole genome shotgun sequence window:
- the LOC112139879 gene encoding actin-related protein 2/3 complex subunit 4 encodes MTATLRPYLNAVRATLQAALCLENFSSQVVERHNKPEVEVRSSKELLLQPVVISRNDKEKVLIEGSINSVRVSIAVKQADEIEKILCHKFMRFMMMRAENFFILRRKPVEGYDISFLITNFHTEQMYKHKLVDFVIHFMEEIDKEISEMKLS; translated from the exons ACGGCAACTTTGCGTCCTTATCTGAACGCTGTGCGTGCCACGCTGCAGGCTGCGCTCTGCCTGGAGAATTTCTCCTCCCAGGTGGTAGAAAGACACAACAAGCCAGAGGTTGAAGTCAG GAGCAGCAAAGAGTTGCTCCTTCAGCCTGTAGTCATCAGCCGCAATGACAAGGAGAAGGTTTTAATCGAAGGATCCATCAACTCCGTACGGGTCAGCATCGCTGTCAAGCAG gCCGATGAGATCGAGAAGATTCTGTGCCATAAGTTTATGCGTTTTATGATGATGAGAGCGGAGAACTTCTTCATCCTGAGGAGGAAACCAGTGGAG GGTTACGACATCAGTTTTCTTATCACCAACTTCCACACAGAGCAGATGTACAAGCATAAACTGGTGGATTTCGTCATTCATTTCATGGAAGAAATTGACAAAGAGATCAGTGAAATGAAGCTGTCT